One segment of Saprospiraceae bacterium DNA contains the following:
- a CDS encoding UDP-2,3-diacylglucosamine diphosphatase, translated as MKKTFFASDFHLGADARLTSAERERQMVRWLDMVAPDAEAVYLVGDLFEFWFEYKTVVPKGFSRLFGKLAELRDGGVPIFAFTGNHDLWMFGYFEQEFGIPVFKKPIRREIHGKTFFIGHGDGLGPNDKGYKRMKKVFVHPLSQWLFGWFHPDLGTRLANFSSQKSRAATPPAERDWLGAEREWLLQYCHRKISQGIEPDYFIFGHRHLPVDWRLENGRSRYLNLGDWMYHNSYAVFDGADTEIRFFEKDGSVVSNWRL; from the coding sequence ATGAAAAAGACCTTCTTCGCTTCCGATTTTCACTTGGGCGCGGATGCGCGGCTGACAAGCGCCGAACGCGAGCGACAAATGGTGCGCTGGCTTGATATGGTGGCTCCCGATGCGGAGGCTGTTTACTTGGTGGGTGATTTGTTCGAATTCTGGTTCGAATACAAGACGGTGGTTCCTAAGGGTTTCAGTCGTTTGTTTGGCAAATTGGCCGAGTTGCGCGATGGAGGCGTGCCCATTTTTGCTTTCACGGGCAATCACGATTTGTGGATGTTCGGCTACTTTGAGCAGGAGTTCGGGATACCTGTTTTCAAAAAGCCGATTCGGCGCGAGATACACGGAAAAACTTTTTTTATTGGTCACGGCGACGGCCTCGGGCCTAACGACAAAGGCTACAAGCGAATGAAAAAGGTGTTCGTGCATCCGTTGAGCCAGTGGCTGTTTGGTTGGTTTCACCCTGATTTGGGCACTCGGTTGGCCAATTTTTCTTCTCAAAAAAGCCGTGCCGCCACCCCGCCGGCCGAGCGTGACTGGCTCGGAGCGGAGCGCGAATGGCTTTTGCAGTATTGTCACCGCAAAATCAGTCAGGGCATCGAGCCGGACTACTTCATTTTCGGCCACCGCCATTTGCCGGTGGACTGGCGATTGGAGAATGGCCGGAGCCGCTACCTCAATCTTGGCGACTGGATGTATCACAACTCCTACGCGGTGTTTGATGGCGCGGACACGGAGATTCGTTTTTTTGAAAAGGATGGGAGCGTGGTGTCGAATTGGCGGCTGTAA
- the rfaD gene encoding ADP-glyceromanno-heptose 6-epimerase yields MIVVTGAAGFIGSCMVKRLNDAGHSDILAVDDFSRPEKNRNLEGKKLWGQVHRNNFVRWLERNHADVDAVLHLGARTDTTETDTAIFDELNLEYSRALWMLCAGFQTPFLYASSAATYGLGEIGYSDAHAVIPQLKPLNPYGQSKQDFDVWVLGISDREEKEGPASTLCPPAWAGFKFFNVYGPNEYHKGRMASVIFHTARQIKATGGMKLFRSHRPDFKDGEQSRDFIYVKDVVDVLLFFLEKRPPNAIYNLGTGKARTFLDLATGTFRALNQEPNISFVDTPADIRDTYQYFTQAEMDKLRSAGYHEPFYGLEEGIEDYVQRYLKEETIY; encoded by the coding sequence ATGATAGTAGTAACGGGCGCGGCAGGGTTCATCGGCTCCTGCATGGTGAAAAGGCTCAACGACGCGGGGCATTCCGACATATTGGCAGTGGACGATTTTTCGCGCCCCGAAAAAAACCGGAACCTCGAAGGCAAAAAACTTTGGGGGCAGGTGCATCGCAACAATTTCGTGCGTTGGCTCGAGCGCAACCATGCCGATGTGGACGCGGTGCTGCACCTCGGCGCTCGCACCGACACGACCGAGACGGACACCGCCATCTTCGACGAACTCAACCTCGAATACTCCCGCGCCTTGTGGATGCTTTGCGCGGGCTTCCAAACCCCGTTTCTCTATGCCAGCAGCGCCGCCACTTACGGCTTGGGCGAAATCGGCTATTCCGATGCCCACGCCGTTATTCCCCAGTTAAAACCCCTCAACCCCTACGGCCAATCAAAACAAGACTTCGATGTGTGGGTGCTGGGCATATCGGATAGAGAAGAAAAGGAAGGCCCCGCCTCCACCCTTTGCCCCCCTGCTTGGGCAGGCTTCAAATTCTTCAACGTGTACGGCCCCAACGAGTATCACAAAGGCCGCATGGCATCGGTCATATTCCACACCGCCCGGCAAATAAAAGCCACCGGAGGCATGAAACTCTTTCGCTCGCACCGTCCCGACTTCAAGGACGGCGAGCAAAGCCGCGACTTCATCTATGTGAAAGACGTGGTGGACGTGTTGCTTTTCTTTTTGGAAAAAAGACCGCCCAATGCGATTTACAACCTCGGCACAGGCAAGGCCCGCACCTTCCTCGACTTGGCCACCGGCACCTTCCGCGCCTTGAATCAGGAGCCTAACATCTCCTTCGTTGACACGCCTGCCGACATCCGCGACACCTATCAGTACTTCACCCAAGCCGAAATGGACAAACTCCGCTCTGCTGGCTACCACGAGCCATTCTATGGCTTGGAAGAAGGAATCGAAGACTACGTCCAGCGTTATCTGAAAGAGGAAACCATCTATTGA
- a CDS encoding Gfo/Idh/MocA family oxidoreductase, whose product MKIHNWGIIGLGKIARKFADDLRLLPNARLHAVASTSLERAQAFAAEYDAPHAFGRYHDLVHCPDLDIVYVATPHVLHCENTLLCLENNIPVLCEKPFAMNIGEARRMVAAARQNRVFLMEALWTRFIPAVNHAFELVEKGEIGEAHTVKADFGYCMPFDPNSRVFNKALGGGSLLDIGIYPALLALFMFGKPAVEDILAAATFTQTNVDESCAFTFQYPGKRLALGHSTIAANTPVEAWIHGREGTIHLHPRWHHTDRLTVSKYEGRTEVKRDLHIPYEGWGYAFEAAHVMQCLENEMLESDKVPLDFTLNLVETLDAIREKVGLIY is encoded by the coding sequence ATGAAAATCCATAATTGGGGCATCATCGGTCTTGGAAAAATCGCTCGCAAATTTGCTGACGACCTAAGGTTGCTGCCGAATGCCCGCCTTCACGCAGTAGCCTCCACTTCGCTCGAACGCGCTCAAGCCTTCGCCGCCGAATACGACGCGCCGCACGCTTTTGGGCGCTACCACGACCTCGTGCATTGCCCCGATTTGGACATCGTCTATGTCGCCACGCCGCACGTTTTGCACTGCGAAAACACACTGCTTTGCTTGGAAAACAACATCCCCGTTTTGTGCGAAAAACCCTTCGCCATGAATATCGGTGAAGCCCGCCGCATGGTCGCAGCCGCTCGGCAAAATCGCGTCTTTCTCATGGAAGCCCTGTGGACACGCTTCATTCCGGCGGTCAATCACGCCTTTGAACTCGTGGAAAAAGGCGAAATCGGAGAAGCGCACACGGTCAAGGCAGATTTCGGCTATTGTATGCCTTTCGACCCAAATTCTCGCGTGTTCAACAAAGCCCTCGGCGGCGGCTCTTTGCTCGACATCGGGATTTACCCTGCCTTGCTCGCGCTTTTTATGTTTGGAAAACCCGCCGTAGAGGACATCCTCGCCGCCGCCACCTTCACCCAAACCAACGTGGACGAAAGTTGCGCCTTCACTTTTCAATATCCCGGCAAACGCCTCGCACTTGGCCATTCCACCATCGCTGCCAACACACCCGTGGAGGCTTGGATCCACGGGCGGGAAGGCACGATTCACCTCCATCCGCGCTGGCACCACACCGACCGGCTCACTGTTTCAAAATACGAAGGCCGCACGGAAGTCAAGCGCGATTTGCATATCCCCTACGAAGGCTGGGGCTACGCTTTCGAGGCGGCTCATGTGATGCAATGCCTTGAAAACGAAATGCTTGAAAGCGATAAAGTGCCGTTGGACTTTACACTGAATCTGGTGGAGACGCTGGATGCTATCAGAGAAAAGGTGGGGTTGATTTATTGA
- a CDS encoding DUF1801 domain-containing protein gives MTKAKTIYTGQDVMDFVNSYVDTEQKKADSFRLLELMQEWSDSEPKMWGPTIIGFGNYHYKYASGHEGDAPVLGFSPRKAAFSLYVYSDTERSKLLLADLGKFKMSKACIYVKKLSDINLSVLKELCIESIKYISEHHECSCREK, from the coding sequence ATGACAAAAGCAAAGACAATTTACACGGGTCAAGACGTAATGGATTTTGTAAATTCTTACGTTGACACCGAACAGAAAAAAGCAGACAGTTTTCGACTGTTGGAGTTAATGCAAGAGTGGTCTGACTCTGAGCCTAAAATGTGGGGGCCGACCATTATCGGATTCGGCAACTACCATTACAAGTATGCAAGCGGACATGAAGGCGATGCACCTGTTCTTGGATTTTCCCCAAGAAAAGCAGCGTTTTCACTCTACGTTTATTCTGATACTGAGAGAAGTAAATTATTGCTAGCCGACCTTGGCAAGTTCAAAATGAGCAAAGCCTGCATCTATGTGAAAAAACTTTCCGACATCAATTTGTCAGTTTTAAAAGAACTCTGCATAGAATCAATAAAATACATTAGCGAGCACCACGAATGTTCTTGCAGAGAAAAATAA
- a CDS encoding DUF2200 domain-containing protein gives MKTTPEHDERIAKMIFATVYPHYVTKVESKGRSIEELHQVIEWLTGFDTPKLQKLIDEKVTFETFFKSAKLNPKAELITGVICGYRIEEIENSLTRQTRYLDKLVDELAKGKKMEKILRQ, from the coding sequence ATGAAAACCACTCCCGAGCACGATGAGCGAATTGCAAAAATGATTTTTGCGACTGTGTATCCGCACTACGTTACAAAAGTGGAAAGCAAAGGCAGGTCCATTGAAGAATTGCATCAAGTCATAGAATGGCTGACAGGTTTTGACACTCCAAAATTGCAAAAACTCATTGACGAGAAAGTGACTTTTGAAACATTTTTTAAGAGCGCAAAACTCAACCCCAAAGCAGAACTAATTACAGGAGTAATTTGTGGTTATCGGATAGAAGAAATTGAAAACTCACTAACAAGACAAACGAGGTATTTAGACAAGTTAGTGGACGAGTTGGCAAAAGGCAAAAAGATGGAAAAAATTTTAAGGCAGTAG
- a CDS encoding transposase has translation MAEREEPPPKQGKRGKPKNSKGRNLPNRLLEHQDRWLAFAFVEGVPFSNNQAERDIRCLKTKQKVATNFQTFKGAQHYARIQSFTSTLRKHSMNVFQNLIHAFDRNPIVFQAG, from the coding sequence TTGGCCGAACGGGAAGAACCGCCGCCCAAGCAGGGCAAGAGGGGCAAGCCCAAGAACTCGAAAGGCCGAAACCTGCCCAACCGCCTGCTCGAACACCAGGACAGGTGGCTTGCCTTTGCCTTTGTCGAAGGCGTCCCGTTTTCCAACAATCAGGCCGAGCGCGACATCCGCTGCCTGAAAACCAAGCAGAAGGTCGCTACCAATTTCCAGACCTTCAAAGGTGCGCAGCACTATGCGCGCATCCAATCCTTCACCTCAACCCTTCGCAAACATTCAATGAACGTTTTCCAGAACCTGATTCATGCTTTTGATAGAAATCCTATCGTCTTTCAGGCTGGCTAA
- a CDS encoding transposase: protein MPRWRHWESENAALTANAGIYKALEPIEEQIKTAVLASDVVHFDETGMRVRANASKYNRPRRGQMLVEMVCFCDNYHDLGEVECLSQQRGLQHSTPLGSYTPRKWGVSTNV, encoded by the coding sequence TTGCCAAGGTGGAGGCATTGGGAATCCGAGAACGCCGCCCTGACGGCCAACGCTGGCATATACAAAGCCCTTGAGCCGATTGAGGAGCAAATCAAAACGGCGGTTTTGGCCTCCGATGTGGTTCATTTTGATGAAACGGGCATGCGGGTCAGGGCAAACGCATCAAAATACAACCGACCTCGGAGAGGTCAAATGTTGGTAGAGATGGTGTGTTTTTGTGATAATTATCACGACCTCGGAGAGGTCGAATGTCTATCGCAGCAAAGAGGTCTCCAACATTCGACCCCGCTGGGGTCGTACACACCGCGAAAATGGGGCGTTTCTACCAACGTTTGA
- a CDS encoding transposase, whose translation MGLPNAPVCPATLPSQPKGTGSVADPQTWRHHFEQICQSADREEPPPKQGKRGKPKNSKGRNLLNRLVKHRDEWLAFAFEQNVPFTNNQAERDIRCLKTKQKVATNFQTFKGAQHYARIQSFTSTLRKHSMNVFQNLTNAFDRKTIVFKAG comes from the coding sequence ATGGGCCTCCCAAATGCACCAGTTTGTCCTGCAACTCTACCAAGCCAGCCAAAGGGCACCGGGTCGGTGGCCGACCCTCAAACTTGGCGGCACCACTTCGAGCAAATCTGCCAATCGGCCGACAGGGAAGAGCCGCCCCCCAAACAGGGCAAAAGAGGAAAGCCCAAAAACTCGAAGGGACGCAACCTGCTCAATCGCCTGGTCAAGCACCGGGACGAGTGGCTTGCCTTTGCCTTTGAGCAAAACGTGCCGTTCACCAACAACCAAGCCGAGCGCGACATCCGTTGCCTGAAGACCAAACAAAAGGTCGCCACCAATTTCCAAACCTTTAAAGGGGCGCAGCACTATGCACGCATACAATCATTTACCTCAACTCTACGCAAACATTCAATGAACGTGTTCCAGAACCTGACAAACGCTTTTGATAGGAAAACTATCGTTTTTAAGGCTGGCTAA
- a CDS encoding transposase, producing MVHHATSCSCCSKDFSTADVVEVAPKAPVFDIPAPRMEVTEHQLGVAVCCGRQHWGCFPPEVGQPVQYGSRIKALSVLLNNDYKLPLEKIEQLMGDLWGCSFNESTALTANAGMYQALEPIEEQIKTAVLASDVVHFDETGMRVEKNSTGSTSPRPRCSPTCSSTKNGARRRSNPKPRCSRTSPSGRARLLGSYFDFQQCKHALCGTHLLRN from the coding sequence GTGGTGCACCATGCCACATCCTGCTCCTGCTGTTCGAAGGATTTTTCCACTGCCGACGTGGTTGAAGTGGCCCCAAAAGCGCCGGTGTTCGATATTCCCGCACCCCGCATGGAGGTCACGGAGCACCAGTTGGGCGTGGCGGTCTGTTGTGGCAGGCAGCATTGGGGCTGTTTTCCGCCCGAGGTAGGCCAGCCTGTGCAGTACGGTTCCCGGATCAAGGCGCTGAGCGTCCTGTTGAACAACGACTACAAACTGCCGCTGGAGAAAATCGAGCAACTCATGGGCGACCTGTGGGGCTGTTCGTTCAACGAAAGCACCGCCCTGACGGCCAACGCTGGCATGTACCAAGCCCTTGAGCCGATTGAGGAACAAATCAAAACGGCGGTTTTGGCCTCCGATGTGGTTCATTTTGATGAAACGGGCATGCGGGTGGAGAAAAACTCCACTGGTTCCACGTCGCCTCGACCGCGCTGTTCACCCACCTGTTCGTCCACAAAAAACGGGGCAAGGAGGCGCTCGAATCCGAAGCCTCGCTGCTCAAGGACTTCACCAAGCGGGCGTGCACGACTGCTGGGCAGTTATTTTGACTTTCAACAGTGCAAGCACGCCCTCTGTGGCACGCACCTGCTCCGGAACTGA
- a CDS encoding bile acid:sodium symporter family protein, whose translation MHPVDTLQLHFNPNQMFVLNIAMAFLMFSVALDVKPGDFKKVAEFPKSVGVGLLAQYLVFPVLTLGIIYLFQPPVSMALGMILVSMCPSGNMTNFLVHFAKANVALSVTLNAIIILSATVVTPAGFLFWSKFVPESAALRKSFELSFSEMAWIIVRLIVLPLLLGMWLHARFPAFIAKIRPWAQRISLLIFFAILALALLGNLDNLVNYLGFAFVIVAVHNVVALGTGYFLGSLFKLPELDRRTLAFESGVHNTALGLLLIFQFFNGLGGMALIAAWWGIWDLVTGIGLAGWWRGRASQIGIA comes from the coding sequence ATGCACCCTGTTGATACGCTCCAACTCCATTTCAACCCCAATCAAATGTTCGTGCTAAACATCGCGATGGCTTTTCTGATGTTCAGCGTGGCGCTCGACGTGAAGCCGGGCGATTTCAAAAAAGTGGCAGAGTTTCCCAAGTCGGTCGGCGTGGGTTTGCTGGCACAGTATCTTGTTTTCCCGGTACTTACGCTCGGCATCATCTACCTTTTTCAGCCGCCGGTAAGCATGGCGCTGGGGATGATTTTGGTGAGTATGTGCCCATCGGGCAACATGACGAATTTTCTCGTGCATTTCGCCAAAGCCAATGTGGCGCTCTCGGTCACGCTCAACGCGATTATCATTTTGTCGGCCACCGTCGTCACGCCAGCTGGTTTTTTGTTTTGGTCAAAATTCGTCCCCGAATCGGCGGCGCTGCGCAAATCGTTTGAACTCAGTTTTTCGGAAATGGCGTGGATAATCGTGCGGCTCATTGTGCTTCCCCTCTTGCTGGGGATGTGGCTTCACGCCCGTTTCCCTGCTTTTATCGCAAAGATCCGCCCTTGGGCCCAGCGCATTTCGCTCTTGATTTTCTTCGCCATCCTCGCGCTGGCTTTGCTCGGCAACCTCGACAACCTCGTGAATTATCTCGGTTTTGCCTTTGTCATCGTGGCTGTCCACAATGTGGTGGCGCTCGGCACGGGCTACTTTCTCGGCAGCTTGTTCAAGCTCCCGGAACTCGACCGTCGTACGCTCGCTTTCGAGTCGGGCGTACACAACACGGCGCTCGGCCTCTTGCTTATCTTCCAGTTTTTCAATGGATTGGGCGGCATGGCGCTCATCGCGGCGTGGTGGGGGATTTGGGATTTGGTGACGGGAATTGGGCTGGCAGGCTGGTGGCGGGGGAGGGCTTCTCAAATAGGTATTGCCTGA
- a CDS encoding DUF4230 domain-containing protein, with translation MTRGIFLIVTLVAGLLIGGWLTYRYFVPAAKKPVEDATVLLEKIQKVAKLITVEGQFSEIYNYSEYQGYFTMLWDKKVLVRVRATVSVGYDLEQLNLEADAATKTIRMSALPAPQILSIDHTLDYYDISQGLFASFKPEDYNYINAQAKKLIRDQAMKSPLMDAAEEQANEMLELIQFMVQTAGWTLVITGPPVEFEE, from the coding sequence ATGACAAGAGGTATTTTTCTCATCGTGACGCTAGTGGCGGGGCTTCTAATCGGCGGTTGGCTCACCTATCGCTATTTCGTTCCTGCTGCGAAGAAGCCCGTGGAAGATGCCACCGTATTGTTGGAGAAGATTCAGAAAGTGGCAAAGCTCATAACGGTGGAGGGGCAGTTCTCGGAAATTTACAACTACAGCGAATATCAAGGCTATTTCACCATGCTTTGGGACAAAAAGGTGCTGGTGCGAGTGCGGGCGACCGTTTCGGTGGGCTATGACTTGGAGCAATTGAATCTGGAAGCCGATGCGGCCACCAAGACGATTCGCATGAGCGCGTTGCCCGCCCCTCAAATACTCAGCATAGACCACACCTTGGATTATTACGACATTTCACAGGGCCTGTTTGCTTCGTTCAAGCCCGAAGACTACAACTATATCAACGCACAAGCAAAAAAACTGATTCGGGACCAAGCCATGAAAAGCCCATTGATGGATGCTGCCGAAGAACAGGCCAACGAGATGCTCGAGCTCATTCAATTCATGGTGCAAACAGCGGGATGGACACTCGTGATAACGGGGCCTCCAGTTGAATTTGAGGAATAA
- a CDS encoding CapA family protein yields MTFPNKHLVFSICQSQRMWLRNKKNPLPVGLLLWLPVLLGAQTDTLRLVFAGDIMGHAPQIKSAEVVADKKYDYTPCFKYVKPILEAADLAIGNLELTLPGKPPYNGYPMFRSPDDLAAALKEAGFDLLVTANNHSNDSRGAGLVSTINTLRELGFHQTGTFKNATDRASTYPLMMYKNNLKLAFLNYTYDTNGVPTEAPTIVNLIDTVQMGKDLAEARARKPHFIIVVMHWGLEYQLKENDEQRRLAKFLIRNGADMVIGAHPHVVQPIRTERVTMPDGAVKEALVVYSLGNFISNQQRPHTDGGILFQVDLLKQKGSTKVTVSNAGIIPIWRYVHKPANGKSTFYALPVARLEKHPELFPNMAESARAKMKQFAQDLRERIDFPEIK; encoded by the coding sequence ATGACCTTTCCAAACAAACACCTTGTGTTTTCAATATGTCAGAGCCAACGGATGTGGCTGCGGAACAAAAAAAATCCACTGCCCGTGGGGCTGCTGCTTTGGCTTCCCGTCTTGCTTGGTGCCCAAACCGACACGCTCCGACTTGTTTTCGCAGGCGACATCATGGGCCATGCGCCCCAAATAAAGAGTGCCGAAGTGGTAGCGGACAAAAAGTATGACTACACGCCTTGTTTCAAGTATGTGAAGCCGATTCTCGAGGCGGCTGATTTGGCCATCGGCAACCTTGAACTGACGCTGCCCGGCAAACCTCCCTACAATGGCTATCCCATGTTTCGCAGCCCCGACGACCTCGCCGCGGCACTCAAAGAAGCGGGCTTCGACCTGCTCGTGACGGCCAACAACCATTCCAACGACAGCCGGGGGGCGGGCTTGGTCAGCACCATCAACACCTTGCGCGAATTGGGATTTCACCAAACAGGCACTTTCAAAAATGCGACGGACCGGGCCTCGACTTACCCGCTTATGATGTATAAAAACAACTTGAAACTGGCTTTTCTCAACTATACTTACGACACCAATGGGGTGCCAACCGAAGCACCTACCATTGTCAATTTGATTGACACGGTGCAAATGGGCAAGGACTTGGCCGAAGCCCGCGCCCGCAAGCCTCACTTCATCATCGTCGTGATGCATTGGGGATTGGAGTATCAGCTAAAGGAAAACGATGAGCAACGACGTTTGGCCAAGTTTCTCATCCGCAACGGCGCGGACATGGTCATCGGCGCCCATCCACACGTCGTGCAACCCATCCGCACAGAGCGCGTCACCATGCCCGATGGTGCTGTCAAAGAAGCCTTGGTCGTTTATTCGCTGGGCAATTTTATCTCGAACCAACAGCGGCCGCACACGGACGGCGGCATTCTTTTCCAAGTGGATTTGTTGAAACAAAAAGGCTCGACCAAGGTGACGGTGAGCAACGCCGGCATCATCCCCATCTGGCGTTACGTCCACAAGCCCGCCAACGGCAAATCCACCTTCTACGCGCTTCCCGTCGCCCGTTTGGAGAAACATCCAGAACTATTTCCAAACATGGCCGAATCTGCTCGAGCCAAAATGAAGCAATTTGCCCAAGACCTTCGCGAGCGCATAGATTTTCCCGAAATCAAATAA
- a CDS encoding nicotinate-nucleotide adenylyltransferase, producing the protein MKIGLFFGSFNPIHIGHLIIANFMATQTDLDKVWLVVSPQNPFKPKKTLARDHDRLHLVRLGIGDNPRLQASNIEFGLPKPSYTIDTLTFLKEKYPAHTFALIMGGDNLATLHLWKNHEQILAHYDIYVYKRPAVEMGELAARPRVRVCEAPMLDISATYIRDCLKSGKSVRYLVPDQVLEYLESSSMYR; encoded by the coding sequence ATGAAAATCGGCTTGTTCTTTGGCTCGTTCAATCCCATCCACATCGGGCATCTCATCATCGCCAACTTCATGGCGACACAGACTGACTTGGACAAGGTTTGGTTGGTCGTAAGCCCCCAGAACCCGTTCAAGCCCAAAAAAACGCTCGCCCGCGACCACGACCGCTTGCATCTTGTCCGCTTGGGCATCGGCGACAATCCTCGCTTGCAGGCTTCCAACATCGAGTTCGGCCTGCCCAAGCCATCATACACGATTGATACCCTGACGTTTTTAAAAGAAAAATATCCAGCGCACACTTTCGCGCTCATCATGGGCGGCGACAATCTGGCGACCCTGCATCTTTGGAAAAACCATGAGCAAATCCTTGCTCATTACGACATCTACGTTTACAAGCGCCCTGCCGTCGAAATGGGCGAGCTGGCAGCCCGTCCGCGTGTCCGCGTCTGCGAGGCTCCTATGCTCGACATATCTGCCACTTACATTCGGGATTGCCTGAAGTCGGGCAAATCGGTGCGTTATCTGGTCCCCGACCAGGTGCTAGAGTATCTTGAGTCGAGCAGTATGTATAGGTAA
- the rbfA gene encoding 30S ribosome-binding factor RbfA: MESIRQKQIGELLRRYFGMMLAEEGSNFYGRDKLVTVTAVKMTPDLLIAKVYVSVYGTENKQEVILQLEDNYPRIRQALASKAGKQMRRVPELEFFLDDTVDEMYRVESLLNRVGEEDKGLGK, from the coding sequence ATGGAATCCATTAGACAGAAACAAATAGGAGAATTGCTCCGGCGCTACTTTGGGATGATGCTTGCCGAGGAGGGCAGCAACTTCTACGGTCGCGACAAACTCGTGACCGTCACCGCCGTAAAAATGACCCCCGACCTGCTCATCGCAAAAGTTTATGTCAGCGTGTATGGTACGGAGAACAAGCAGGAGGTCATTCTTCAATTGGAGGACAACTACCCCCGTATTCGGCAGGCGCTCGCCTCGAAAGCGGGCAAACAGATGCGCCGCGTGCCGGAGCTCGAATTTTTCCTCGACGACACGGTGGACGAAATGTACCGCGTGGAATCATTGCTCAATCGCGTGGGAGAGGAAGACAAGGGCCTCGGCAAGTAG